The following are encoded together in the Myxococcales bacterium genome:
- a CDS encoding hydroxymethylglutaryl-CoA lyase, with protein sequence MFQNLPDKVSIYEVSPRDGLQNEATPIPLEAKQRLVEALLDSGLTRLELTSFVSPRWVPQLADADELVQSVKSRPGVSLSALCPNAKGFERARAVGLHEIAVFMSASETHNKKNTNKSLEQSLETFAEVVPPALEAGMRVRAYVSTVWGCPYEGDVDPKQSLALTQKLLALGCYQVSLGDTIGIGTPLQTRQLTQLFLSELPSEKLALHLHDTRGTALANALVGLELGIRDFDASVAGLGGCPYAPGAAGNLATEDLVFMLHGMGIQTGIDLDRLIEAGRVAEAVTGRRLPGKVHQAGSFRLRT encoded by the coding sequence ATGTTCCAGAATCTCCCGGATAAAGTCTCGATTTACGAGGTCTCGCCGCGCGACGGGCTGCAGAACGAGGCCACACCCATCCCGCTCGAGGCCAAACAGCGCCTGGTCGAGGCGCTGCTCGACTCCGGCCTCACGCGACTCGAGCTGACGAGCTTCGTTTCGCCACGCTGGGTGCCGCAGCTCGCCGACGCCGACGAGCTGGTCCAGAGCGTGAAGAGCCGCCCCGGCGTCAGCTTGAGCGCCCTGTGTCCAAACGCCAAGGGCTTCGAGCGGGCCCGGGCGGTCGGCCTGCACGAAATCGCCGTGTTCATGTCGGCGAGCGAGACCCACAACAAGAAGAACACGAACAAGAGCCTGGAACAGTCTCTGGAGACGTTCGCGGAAGTCGTCCCGCCGGCGCTCGAAGCGGGCATGCGAGTGCGAGCCTACGTTTCGACGGTCTGGGGCTGCCCGTACGAAGGCGACGTCGACCCGAAACAGTCCCTCGCCCTGACCCAGAAGCTGCTTGCCCTCGGCTGTTACCAGGTCTCACTCGGAGACACGATCGGCATTGGCACACCGCTGCAGACCCGCCAGCTCACCCAGCTCTTTTTGTCGGAGCTGCCCAGCGAAAAGCTCGCGCTCCACCTGCACGATACCCGCGGCACCGCCCTCGCCAACGCGCTGGTCGGGTTGGAGCTCGGCATCCGCGACTTCGACGCGTCGGTGGCCGGCCTCGGGGGCTGTCCGTACGCGCCGGGGGCGGCGGGCAATCTGGCCACGGAAGATCTGGTGTTCATGCTCCACGGCATGGGCATTCAGACCGGCATCGACCTCGATCGTTTGATCGAGGCTGGGCGGGTCGCGGAGGCCGTCACCGGCCGACGCCTGCCCGGCAAGGTGCACCAGGCGGGGTCGTTCCGGCTCCGGACCTGA
- a CDS encoding amidophosphoribosyltransferase, producing the protein MCGVFGIHGHAEAANLTYLGLHALQHRGQESSGIVASDGTQLCLHRGMGHVIDVFPPEQIDRLKGTSAIGHVRYSTAGGSFLKNAQPLAVDYARGSIAVAHNGNLTNADALREKLEERGSIFQSVSDTEVLVHLMAMSKARHLEARIADALGQVEGAYSVLFLTEQALIAVRDPMGIRPLCLGTLPGQPDAFVVASEPTSFDLIDAEFVRDIEPGEMVVIDRRGVTSSRPFEAKAQHACVFEYVYFARPDSTIDGISVYEARKYLGRALAREHAVVGDVVIPVPDSGVPATIGFAEESKIPFEMGLVRSHYVGRTFIEPQQSIRHFGVRLKLNPISDILRGKRVIVVDDSIVRGTTSRKIVKMLRDAGAREVHMRISSPPTTWPCFYGIDTPTRAELIASSHTVDEINQYITSDTLAYLSLDAMVEAVTSARPRQAGNGTGKSLPVAPSRPDKTSFCHACFSGQYPIEFTPHPRQRTARLLER; encoded by the coding sequence ATGTGTGGAGTATTCGGCATTCACGGCCACGCTGAAGCGGCGAACCTGACGTACCTCGGCCTGCATGCGCTGCAGCATCGAGGTCAGGAGAGTTCGGGCATCGTTGCGAGCGACGGCACTCAGCTCTGCCTGCACCGCGGCATGGGCCACGTCATCGATGTGTTCCCGCCCGAGCAGATCGACCGCCTCAAGGGCACGAGCGCGATTGGACACGTGCGCTACTCGACCGCCGGGGGCTCCTTCCTCAAAAACGCTCAGCCGCTGGCTGTCGACTACGCGCGCGGCTCGATTGCCGTGGCGCACAACGGCAACCTGACCAACGCCGACGCGCTTCGGGAAAAACTCGAGGAGCGAGGTTCGATCTTCCAGAGCGTGAGCGACACCGAGGTGCTGGTGCACCTGATGGCGATGAGCAAGGCCCGACACCTGGAGGCGCGCATTGCCGACGCTCTCGGTCAGGTGGAGGGCGCGTACTCGGTGCTCTTCCTGACGGAGCAGGCGTTGATCGCCGTCCGCGACCCGATGGGAATTCGGCCGCTGTGCCTGGGGACACTCCCGGGGCAACCGGACGCCTTCGTCGTGGCGAGTGAGCCCACGAGCTTCGACCTGATCGACGCCGAGTTCGTGCGCGACATCGAGCCCGGCGAGATGGTCGTCATCGACCGCAGGGGTGTGACGAGCAGCCGACCGTTCGAGGCCAAAGCGCAACACGCCTGTGTGTTCGAATACGTGTACTTCGCCCGCCCGGATTCGACGATCGACGGCATCAGCGTCTACGAAGCGCGCAAGTATCTGGGGCGCGCGCTGGCGCGGGAGCACGCCGTGGTCGGCGACGTCGTCATCCCCGTGCCCGACTCTGGGGTGCCCGCCACCATCGGGTTCGCCGAGGAGAGCAAGATCCCGTTCGAGATGGGCTTGGTCCGCAGCCACTACGTGGGCCGCACGTTCATCGAACCGCAGCAGAGCATTCGACACTTCGGCGTGCGCCTGAAGCTCAATCCGATCAGCGACATACTGCGTGGCAAACGCGTGATCGTGGTCGACGACAGCATCGTGCGCGGCACCACCAGCCGCAAGATCGTGAAGATGCTGCGGGACGCCGGCGCGCGCGAGGTGCACATGCGCATCTCGAGCCCGCCGACCACGTGGCCCTGCTTCTACGGCATCGACACACCGACACGAGCCGAGCTGATCGCGTCCAGTCACACCGTCGACGAGATCAACCAGTACATCACCAGCGACACGCTCGCGTACCTCTCGCTCGACGCGATGGTCGAAGCGGTGACGTCGGCCAGACCCCGCCAGGCGGGCAACGGCACGGGGAAGAGCCTGCCAGTCGCGCCGTCACGGCCGGACAAGACCTCGTTCTGTCATGCTTGTTTCAGCGGCCAGTACCCCATCGAGTTCACCCCACACCCTCGTCAGCGGACCGCACGTTTGCTCGAACGCTAA
- a CDS encoding outer membrane beta-barrel protein has translation MKQHRKSGLWVTTAVCFAALSHAGGARAQGYGAGEGYGASVPDPPPPAEPWYEAVQLRAFVDAYASQSWGFPKPVSYRPPTRSYDGPQGFALSWIGLDAAYAPEPVGGVVSLRWGPSATLYAGGDAASGLEYVKQAYAAWKPGGGITLAFGKFDTFVGVEPVESQDNFNYTRGLLHSFAQPKFHTGLRATAELVPELTLTAMLANGLDRSFDNNVGKTFGLGVNVSPSESFAASLGWIGGPEQDDTTEVSCTSGTSYDPAVGSCAASPGAPAAKQAVDRGGANDFDAWRHLLDLTLTVRPLETLAVVLNADYGVEGVRPDDTSIDAKPAAKKWYGAALLARMQLSETWATAVRGEYFVDKDGRALNYQLDGGNLLTNTKLASATLTIEARPSENLILRLENRGDFVLEASPDKDIYREKVRDKSSTLFTTTLGVVVTTN, from the coding sequence ATGAAGCAGCATCGGAAGTCGGGGCTCTGGGTCACAACCGCGGTCTGCTTCGCTGCGCTCTCTCACGCCGGGGGCGCGCGTGCACAGGGCTACGGAGCCGGAGAAGGCTACGGGGCATCGGTGCCCGACCCTCCGCCCCCTGCCGAGCCGTGGTACGAGGCGGTGCAGCTTCGGGCCTTCGTCGACGCCTACGCCAGTCAGAGCTGGGGATTCCCCAAGCCGGTGAGCTACCGGCCACCCACACGGAGCTACGACGGGCCGCAGGGGTTTGCGCTGTCGTGGATTGGTCTCGACGCCGCGTACGCGCCGGAACCAGTCGGCGGTGTGGTCAGCCTGCGCTGGGGTCCCTCCGCGACGCTCTACGCGGGCGGCGACGCCGCCAGTGGGCTCGAATACGTGAAACAAGCCTACGCGGCGTGGAAGCCGGGCGGCGGCATCACTCTGGCTTTCGGAAAGTTCGACACCTTCGTGGGCGTCGAGCCGGTCGAGAGTCAGGACAACTTCAACTACACCCGCGGGCTCTTGCACTCCTTCGCGCAGCCGAAGTTCCACACCGGCCTGCGCGCCACGGCCGAGCTCGTGCCGGAGCTGACACTCACCGCTATGCTCGCGAACGGACTCGATCGCTCGTTCGACAACAACGTCGGCAAGACTTTCGGCCTCGGCGTCAACGTGAGTCCGAGTGAGTCATTCGCCGCCAGTCTCGGCTGGATCGGCGGACCGGAGCAGGACGACACCACCGAGGTCTCCTGCACCAGCGGCACCAGCTACGACCCGGCAGTCGGGAGCTGCGCGGCCTCACCGGGCGCGCCCGCCGCAAAACAGGCGGTGGACCGCGGTGGCGCCAATGATTTCGACGCCTGGCGGCACCTGCTCGACCTCACGCTGACGGTGCGACCACTCGAGACCTTGGCGGTGGTGCTGAACGCCGACTACGGCGTGGAGGGCGTGCGCCCCGACGACACCAGCATCGATGCCAAACCCGCGGCCAAGAAGTGGTACGGCGCGGCGCTGCTCGCTCGCATGCAGCTGAGTGAGACCTGGGCGACGGCCGTGCGCGGCGAGTACTTCGTCGACAAGGACGGGCGCGCGCTCAACTATCAGCTCGATGGCGGCAACTTGCTGACGAACACCAAGCTGGCGAGCGCGACGCTCACCATCGAGGCTCGCCCGAGCGAAAACCTGATCCTCCGACTCGAGAATCGCGGTGACTTCGTGCTCGAAGCGTCACCCGACAAAGATATCTATCGCGAGAAGGTCCGCGACAAGTCTTCCACGCTGTTCACGACCACGCTCGGCGTCGTCGTGACCACGAACTGA
- a CDS encoding type IV pilus twitching motility protein PilT, with protein sequence MSSGEEGLRVNLHQLLRAMIEKGASDMHITTGSPPLLRIDGAIVPLKLPPLSPVETKQICYSVLTEDQKIQFEKNKELDLSFGVKNLSRFRANIFMQRGAVSGAFRSIPFKILSFDELGLPPVVQELASKPRGLVLVTGPTGSGKSTTLASIIDKINSETRQHIMTIEDPIEYLHPHKRCIVNQREVGSDTMRFKDALKYVLRQDPDVVLVGEMRDLETIEAALTIAETGHLVFATLHTNSAVQSINRIIDVFPPHQQSQVRAQLSFVLEGVISQLLLPRAGGPGRVLTLEVLTPNPAIRNLIREDKVHQIYSQMQVGQSKHGMQTMNQSLFSLYQRRMITLDECMGRSSEPDELRMMIEGRTPVQGALATPQSR encoded by the coding sequence ATGTCGTCCGGCGAAGAAGGCCTCAGAGTCAACCTCCACCAACTGCTCCGCGCCATGATCGAGAAGGGCGCGAGCGATATGCACATCACCACCGGCTCGCCGCCGCTCTTGCGCATCGACGGCGCGATCGTGCCGCTCAAGCTGCCACCCCTGTCACCGGTGGAGACGAAGCAGATCTGTTACTCGGTGTTGACCGAAGACCAGAAGATCCAGTTCGAGAAGAACAAGGAGCTCGATCTCTCGTTCGGAGTGAAGAACCTGTCGCGCTTCCGCGCCAACATCTTCATGCAACGCGGCGCGGTCTCCGGCGCGTTTCGCTCGATCCCGTTCAAGATCCTGAGCTTCGACGAACTGGGGCTCCCGCCCGTGGTGCAGGAACTGGCGAGCAAACCCCGCGGGCTCGTGCTCGTGACCGGCCCGACGGGTAGCGGCAAGAGCACGACGCTGGCTTCGATCATCGACAAGATCAACAGCGAGACGCGCCAGCACATCATGACGATCGAGGATCCGATCGAGTACCTGCACCCGCACAAGCGCTGCATCGTCAATCAGCGCGAGGTCGGCAGCGACACCATGCGCTTCAAGGACGCCTTGAAGTACGTGCTCCGGCAGGATCCAGACGTCGTGCTCGTCGGCGAGATGCGTGACCTCGAGACCATCGAGGCGGCCTTGACCATCGCCGAGACGGGTCACTTGGTCTTCGCGACCTTGCACACGAACTCCGCCGTTCAGAGCATCAACCGCATCATCGACGTGTTTCCCCCGCACCAGCAGTCGCAGGTGCGCGCACAACTTTCGTTCGTGCTCGAGGGAGTGATCTCTCAGCTGCTCTTGCCGCGCGCGGGCGGTCCAGGTCGGGTGTTGACCCTGGAGGTGCTCACGCCCAACCCCGCCATCCGCAATTTGATCCGCGAAGACAAGGTGCATCAAATCTATTCGCAGATGCAGGTCGGGCAGTCGAAACACGGCATGCAGACCATGAATCAGTCCCTGTTTTCCCTGTACCAGCGGCGGATGATCACGCTCGACGAGTGCATGGGCAGGTCCAGCGAGCCGGACGAGCTTCGTATGATGATCGAAGGGCGAACGCCGGTGCAGGGCGCCCTCGCAACGCCGCAGAGCCGCTGA
- the pilB gene encoding type IV-A pilus assembly ATPase PilB: MSTNRLGELLVREKLISLQQLRRAQDEQRTSGGNLGYALQKLGFISDGEITNFLSAQYRLPAINLDEYEIDNEIIKLVSRDVCEKHKIIPVSRSGQSLIVAMADPTNLHAIDDIKFLTNYNVEPVVASETAVAGAIERYYNAGPSYEELMTDFSLDEQDIDFSADEEDVNALELEKQSADAPVVRLVNVLLLNAIRKGASDIHVEPYEKRLRVRYRIDGVLHEEMSPPLRLKNALVSRLKIMSQLDIAERRLPQDGRIKLKLGKGREMDFRVSVLPTLWGEKVVLRLLDKGNLQLDMTKLGFDQAPLDDFQWAINQPWGMVLVTGPTGSGKTTTLYSALSDLNKPGVNISTAEDPVEYNLHGINQVQMHDEIGLNFAMSLRAFLRQDPDIIMVGEIRDFETAEIAVKAALTGHMVLSTLHTNDAPATISRLLNMGVEPFLITASVNLVLAQRLARKVCVDCKYEVPTDPQTLIDMGVTEEQMAQGVRVMKGRGCNTCNSTGYKGRIALYEVMRFREELKEMVLQGASTTELKVGAIKRGMVSLRMAGITKVLEGMTTPEEILRVTMAD; this comes from the coding sequence ATGAGCACGAATCGCCTGGGTGAGCTGCTCGTCCGAGAAAAGCTCATCAGCCTCCAGCAACTCCGACGCGCACAGGACGAACAACGCACGTCAGGGGGCAATCTCGGTTACGCCCTGCAGAAGCTCGGGTTCATCTCGGACGGCGAGATCACCAACTTCCTCAGCGCGCAGTATCGCCTCCCCGCCATCAATCTGGACGAGTACGAGATCGACAACGAGATCATCAAGCTGGTCAGCCGGGACGTCTGCGAAAAACACAAGATCATCCCGGTGTCGCGCTCCGGGCAGTCGCTGATCGTCGCCATGGCGGATCCGACCAACCTGCACGCCATCGACGACATCAAGTTCCTCACGAACTACAACGTCGAGCCGGTCGTCGCCAGCGAGACGGCCGTGGCCGGCGCCATCGAGCGTTATTACAACGCCGGCCCTTCCTACGAAGAGCTGATGACCGATTTCTCGCTCGACGAGCAGGACATCGACTTTTCAGCCGACGAAGAGGACGTCAACGCCCTCGAGCTCGAGAAACAGAGCGCCGACGCACCGGTCGTGCGCCTGGTGAACGTGCTCTTGCTCAACGCCATTCGCAAGGGCGCCAGCGACATCCACGTCGAGCCGTACGAAAAACGCCTGCGGGTCCGCTACCGCATCGACGGTGTGCTGCACGAGGAAATGAGCCCGCCGCTGCGCCTGAAGAACGCCCTCGTGAGCCGGCTCAAGATCATGAGCCAGCTCGACATCGCCGAGCGGCGCTTGCCGCAAGACGGGCGCATCAAGCTGAAGCTGGGCAAGGGCCGCGAGATGGACTTCCGCGTGTCGGTGCTGCCGACGCTGTGGGGCGAGAAGGTCGTGCTGCGCCTGCTCGACAAAGGAAATCTCCAGCTCGACATGACGAAGCTGGGCTTCGATCAGGCACCCCTCGACGACTTCCAGTGGGCCATCAACCAGCCCTGGGGCATGGTGCTCGTGACCGGCCCGACCGGCTCCGGCAAGACCACGACCCTCTACTCGGCGCTCTCGGATTTGAACAAACCCGGCGTGAACATCAGCACCGCCGAAGATCCGGTCGAGTACAACCTGCACGGCATCAACCAGGTGCAGATGCACGACGAGATTGGTCTGAACTTCGCCATGAGTCTGCGCGCATTCCTGCGCCAAGACCCGGACATCATCATGGTGGGCGAGATCCGAGACTTCGAGACCGCGGAAATCGCGGTCAAGGCCGCGCTCACGGGCCACATGGTGCTCTCGACTCTGCACACCAACGACGCCCCGGCGACCATCAGCCGGCTCTTGAACATGGGTGTCGAGCCATTCTTGATCACGGCCAGCGTGAATCTCGTGCTCGCCCAACGCTTGGCGCGCAAGGTGTGTGTGGACTGCAAGTACGAGGTACCTACCGACCCTCAGACCTTGATCGACATGGGCGTGACCGAGGAGCAAATGGCCCAGGGCGTGCGGGTCATGAAGGGGCGTGGCTGCAACACCTGCAACTCCACGGGCTACAAAGGCCGCATCGCACTCTACGAGGTCATGCGGTTCCGCGAGGAGCTCAAGGAGATGGTGCTGCAGGGCGCCTCCACTACCGAGCTCAAAGTTGGAGCGATCAAGCGCGGCATGGTGAGCCTGCGCATGGCGGGGATCACCAAGGTGCTGGAGGGCATGACCACTCCGGAAGAGATCCTCCGCGTGACCATGGCGGACTGA
- a CDS encoding FHA domain-containing protein — translation MGFFSRVGAIFGGGKRSRLARARRLEAIGSLEDATAAYLDLGERDAAAQVLVVRAEAAVDNEKRRLLLAQAAGLAEGARAREIERKRASLVLELKRSGAYAPTRVELEEMAGRLERAGEATLAAEVYGLIGDREGETRMLVEAGAIERLEQVLDSEQTRVRAEREVGQLHARVHDLWLSGARRAAMAAGASARESDRRIDDLLREIEHRRVMAPRLTLSLAGERTELLFGDEISVGRADATLVIASPALSRTHLMIRRTPRGPQVLDLDSKNGTFLSGVRLGAPLPVNAPLELSLGGEVSLELRPWNTAGVCLSHGTSPLFAPLGPFELGGWSITPGADGWLSLDLTSPAFLAGLSVIGRIELLIGDRLSRAPAGPVELEVLA, via the coding sequence ATGGGCTTCTTCTCTCGGGTCGGTGCGATCTTCGGCGGCGGGAAGCGGTCCCGCCTCGCTCGCGCGCGCCGGCTCGAGGCGATTGGCAGCCTGGAAGACGCGACCGCAGCGTACCTGGATCTGGGCGAGCGGGACGCGGCGGCGCAGGTGCTCGTCGTGCGCGCAGAGGCGGCGGTCGACAACGAGAAACGACGGCTGCTGTTGGCGCAGGCGGCCGGTCTCGCGGAGGGGGCGCGGGCTCGTGAAATCGAGCGCAAACGGGCGAGCTTGGTGCTCGAGCTGAAGCGCAGCGGGGCGTACGCGCCGACCCGCGTCGAGCTCGAAGAAATGGCGGGACGGCTCGAGCGCGCGGGGGAGGCCACGCTGGCCGCGGAAGTGTACGGGCTGATCGGCGACCGCGAAGGGGAGACGCGCATGCTGGTGGAGGCCGGTGCCATCGAGCGCCTGGAGCAGGTCCTCGATTCCGAGCAGACCCGTGTCCGCGCCGAGCGCGAGGTCGGTCAGCTCCACGCGCGAGTGCACGACCTGTGGCTGTCCGGAGCGCGTCGTGCGGCGATGGCGGCCGGTGCCAGCGCGCGCGAGAGCGACCGTCGCATCGACGACCTGCTGCGCGAGATCGAGCACCGGCGGGTGATGGCGCCGCGGCTCACGCTGTCCTTGGCCGGTGAACGAACCGAGCTCCTCTTCGGCGACGAGATCAGCGTGGGTCGCGCCGATGCGACCCTCGTGATCGCCTCGCCAGCGCTGAGCCGCACACACCTGATGATTCGGCGCACTCCCAGAGGACCGCAGGTCCTGGATCTCGACTCCAAGAACGGCACGTTCTTGTCCGGCGTTCGGCTGGGAGCGCCCTTGCCCGTGAACGCCCCGCTCGAACTCTCGCTCGGCGGTGAAGTGAGCCTCGAGCTTCGGCCCTGGAACACAGCCGGGGTCTGCCTGAGTCACGGCACCAGCCCCCTGTTTGCGCCCCTCGGCCCGTTCGAGCTCGGCGGCTGGTCGATCACACCGGGCGCCGACGGCTGGCTCTCGCTCGATCTGACATCGCCGGCGTTTCTTGCGGGGCTTTCGGTGATCGGACGCATCGAGCTGTTGATCGGCGATCGCCTGAGTCGCGCGCCTGCGGGCCCGGTCGAGCTCGAGGTGTTGGCGTGA
- a CDS encoding protein kinase, with protein sequence MSLWRRLRQRLGRAPAKVESAASARPPSTTPPSLKPEPAPRREAERTALEALAAGAAASEAACLSELTAASGSGREKTALAAVLEARGRGPVSEPLLTRAAELHLARGEPLAALRLLEGASSAAGLLLQADACAESGAQARALTLVERVLVQDIDAPGARERHERLRRALGGRTPAVHVALSETTLLRSEAPDTTLRIVAEAGRGGAGTVFEAIDDVLSRRVALKIYHQPERERDKLVREARTAVELAGAGVVRVFDIDRDRGHIVMEWLGNGSLKRHLAAKNIAVLFPIQRWLVPLIAVLERVHAAGLVHADIKPANVMLRGTGEPVLLDFGLARPASEVVVGGSVGYMSPERVRGQTRGFAEDLYALGRLVEDALATGGQSEPMRRVADLLLGEEAAAVPSATALRELVAGL encoded by the coding sequence GTGAGTCTCTGGCGGCGCTTGCGTCAGCGTCTTGGCCGCGCCCCCGCCAAGGTCGAGAGCGCGGCGAGCGCGCGGCCGCCTTCGACGACGCCACCCTCGCTGAAGCCGGAGCCGGCGCCCCGGCGTGAAGCGGAGCGGACGGCGCTCGAGGCGCTGGCCGCCGGTGCCGCCGCGAGCGAGGCCGCGTGTCTGTCGGAGCTCACGGCGGCGAGCGGGTCGGGTCGGGAGAAAACTGCCCTCGCCGCGGTGCTCGAAGCTCGAGGTCGGGGCCCGGTGTCGGAGCCGCTGCTCACTCGGGCGGCGGAGCTGCACCTCGCCCGCGGCGAGCCGCTCGCGGCGCTGCGCCTGCTGGAAGGCGCGAGCTCGGCGGCGGGGTTGCTGCTCCAGGCCGATGCCTGCGCGGAGTCGGGGGCTCAGGCTCGTGCGCTCACCCTGGTCGAGCGCGTGCTGGTGCAGGACATCGACGCGCCCGGCGCCCGTGAGCGCCACGAACGGCTGCGGCGAGCGCTCGGGGGACGAACCCCCGCGGTTCACGTGGCGCTCAGTGAAACGACCCTGCTGCGTTCCGAAGCGCCCGACACCACCCTGCGCATCGTCGCCGAGGCAGGACGCGGCGGCGCGGGCACCGTGTTCGAGGCGATCGACGACGTGCTCTCGCGTCGTGTTGCGCTCAAGATCTACCACCAGCCGGAGCGCGAGCGCGACAAGCTGGTACGTGAAGCGCGGACCGCTGTCGAGCTCGCCGGAGCGGGCGTCGTGCGGGTGTTCGACATCGACCGGGACCGCGGTCACATCGTGATGGAGTGGCTGGGTAACGGGTCGCTGAAACGACACCTTGCTGCAAAGAACATCGCGGTCTTGTTTCCCATCCAGCGCTGGCTCGTGCCCTTGATTGCGGTGCTCGAGCGCGTGCATGCGGCGGGGCTCGTTCACGCCGACATCAAGCCCGCCAACGTGATGCTGAGAGGGACGGGCGAACCGGTCTTGCTCGACTTCGGCCTGGCTCGACCGGCGTCCGAGGTCGTGGTCGGGGGCAGCGTCGGGTACATGAGCCCCGAGCGAGTGCGGGGGCAGACGCGGGGGTTTGCCGAGGATCTCTACGCCCTCGGTCGGCTCGTCGAAGACGCGCTCGCGACCGGAGGGCAATCGGAGCCGATGCGACGGGTCGCGGATCTGCTGCTAGGGGAAGAGGCCGCCGCCGTGCCGAGTGCGACGGCCCTGCGCGAGCTCGTGGCGGGGCTCTAG
- the moeB gene encoding molybdopterin-synthase adenylyltransferase MoeB — MPKTYSDLFSEVRSAIRTLALEELRGRLDAPGDFTLIDVREKDELRAGFIPGALHMPRGFLEMQAEQKLPDKNREIVVYCAGGIRSAFAAKTLMELGYTNVWSANPGFVRWKDLGFPIEEPTALTPAQQDRYSRHILLPEVGEKGQEQLLKARVLLLGAGGLGAPAALYLAAAGVGSMGIVDADVVDASNLQRQIIHSTSRVGTPKVDSAEVAINDLNPDVRVVKFQERVTSENVDRIFGQGWDAIVDGCDNFPTRYLVNDASLFHKIPVIHGSIFRFDGQVTTFSPFVGPCYRCLYPEPPPPHLAPSCAEAGVLGILPGIVGTLQATEAIKLILGKGDPLVGRLLTYDSLRMTFRTLKLRRDKNCPACGENPTIKEYIDYEGFCANVS, encoded by the coding sequence ATGCCGAAAACCTACAGTGATTTGTTCTCCGAGGTGCGGTCCGCGATCCGCACGCTGGCGCTCGAGGAGCTGCGAGGCCGCCTGGACGCGCCCGGCGACTTCACGCTCATCGACGTGCGCGAGAAGGACGAGCTCCGGGCGGGCTTCATCCCCGGCGCGCTCCACATGCCCCGCGGGTTCCTGGAGATGCAGGCCGAGCAGAAGCTGCCCGACAAGAATCGCGAGATCGTCGTGTACTGTGCCGGCGGGATCCGCAGCGCGTTCGCCGCCAAGACCTTGATGGAGCTGGGTTACACCAACGTCTGGAGCGCAAACCCCGGCTTCGTCCGCTGGAAGGATCTCGGTTTTCCGATCGAAGAACCGACGGCGCTCACGCCCGCACAGCAAGATCGCTACTCGCGGCACATCCTCTTGCCTGAGGTTGGTGAGAAGGGACAGGAGCAGCTGCTGAAAGCGCGCGTGCTCTTGCTCGGCGCGGGCGGGCTGGGAGCCCCCGCCGCCTTGTACCTCGCCGCAGCGGGTGTTGGCAGCATGGGGATCGTGGATGCTGATGTGGTCGACGCATCGAACCTGCAGCGTCAGATCATCCACAGCACGTCCAGGGTCGGGACACCGAAGGTGGACAGCGCCGAGGTCGCCATCAACGATTTGAACCCCGATGTCCGGGTGGTGAAGTTCCAGGAGCGCGTCACCAGCGAGAACGTCGACCGCATCTTCGGGCAGGGTTGGGACGCCATCGTCGATGGCTGCGACAATTTCCCGACGCGCTATCTCGTCAACGACGCCTCGCTCTTCCACAAGATCCCGGTGATCCACGGCTCGATCTTCCGGTTCGATGGACAGGTGACGACGTTCTCGCCGTTCGTTGGGCCTTGTTACCGGTGTCTGTATCCCGAGCCGCCGCCACCGCACCTCGCGCCATCGTGCGCCGAAGCCGGGGTGCTCGGGATCTTGCCGGGCATCGTCGGCACGCTGCAGGCCACCGAGGCCATCAAGCTGATCTTGGGCAAGGGTGATCCGCTGGTCGGTCGCCTCTTGACCTACGATTCGCTGCGCATGACGTTCCGCACTCTCAAGCTGCGGCGCGACAAGAACTGCCCCGCGTGCGGTGAGAACCCGACCATCAAGGAGTACATCGACTACGAGGGCTTCTGCGCGAACGTCAGCTGA